A part of Geotrypetes seraphini chromosome 9, aGeoSer1.1, whole genome shotgun sequence genomic DNA contains:
- the LOC117366753 gene encoding carboxypeptidase A1-like yields MRELLVFSALLVAAFSRENFVGHQVLRISPADEAQVATVLALEQLEHLQLDFWQTSAEPRRPTDIRVPFASLQAVKIFLESNNIQYSIMIEDLQSLLDEEQKEMQRSRSVARSTSTFNYAAYHTLDEIHAFEDMLVLENPGLVSKIQIGTSFEGRPLNILKFSTGGTNRPAFWIDTGIHSREWVTQASGIWFAKKIVEDYGRDPAVTAILDKMDIFLEIVTNPDGFAFTHTKNRMWRKTRSIVDGSRCIGVDPNRNWDAAFGEAGASGNPCSETYHGPRAESEPEVKAIVDFVKAHRNIKGFVSIHSYSQLLLFPYGFTNTRAADFEELNTLAKAAVDALSSRYGTQYKYGSIITTIYQASGGTIDWTYNQGIKYSYTFELRDTGRYGFTLPANQIIPTAEETWLALLTLMEYTRDH; encoded by the exons ATGAGGGAACTGCTGGTTTTCAGTGCGCTGCTGGTGGCTGCCTTCAGCAGGGAGAATTTTGTTGG GCACCAGGTACTTCGGATCTCTCCTGCAGATGAGGCACAGGTGGCCACAGTGTTGGCACTAGAACAGCTGGAGCACCTGCAG CTGGATTTTTGGCAGACTTCTGCAGAGCCTAGGAGGCCTACCGATATCCGTGTCCCTTTCGCCAGTCTCCAAGCTGTCAAAATCTTTCTGGAGTCCAACAACAtccagtattccatcatgatcgAGGATCTGCAG TCTCTCTTGGATGaagagcagaaagagatgcaaagatcCCGTTCAGTTGCACGTTCCACCAGTACCTTTAATTATGCTGCTTACCACACCCTGGATGAG ATCCATGCCTTCGAGGACATGCTTGTGCTAGAAAACCCAGGCCTGGTCAGTAAAATCCAGATTGGAACAAGTTTTGAGGGTCGTCCACTCAACATTCTGAag TTCAGCACTGGAGGAACCAATCGCCCAGCGTTCTGGATCGATACTGGAATCCACTCTAGGGAATGGGTGACTCAGGCTAGTGGAATCTGGTTTGCCAAAAAG ATTGTCGAAGACTATGGCCGTGATCCAGCTGTCACAGCCATCCTAGACAAAATGGATATCTTCCTGGAAATTGTCACCAACCCCGATGGCTTCGCATTCACTCACACCAAA AACCGCATGTGGCGCAAGACTAGGTCTATTGTTGATGGATCCAGATGCATTGGTGTGGACCCCAACAGGAACTGGGATGCTGCCTTTGGCG AAGCTGGCGCGAGTGGAAATCCTTGCAGCGAGACCTACCATGGTCCCAGAGCGGAGTCCGAGCCGGAGGTGAAAGCCATTGTAGATTTTGTGAAGGCGCACAGAAACATCAAAGGCTTCGTCTCCATTCACAGCTACTCCCAGCTCCTGCTGTTCCCTTATGGTTTCACCAATACCCGGGCTGCTGATTTTGAAGAGCTG AATACTCTAGCGAAAGCTGCAGTAGATGCCCTGTCATCCCGCTATGGCACCCAGTACAAATATGGCAGCATCATCACTACCATCT ATCAAGCCAGTGGTGGAACCATCGACTGGACCTACAACCAAGGCATCAAGTACTCCTATACATTTGAATTACGGGACACAGGTCGCTATGGTTTTACTCTGCCAGCCAATCAGATCATCCCCACAGCAGAAGAGACCTGGCTGGCTCTGCTAACGTTGATGGAGTACACAAGAGACCACTAA